From a single Alkalihalophilus pseudofirmus genomic region:
- the copZ gene encoding copper chaperone CopZ codes for MAQETLTVKGMSCGHCVSSVEGSVGELSGVESVKVALDKGQVEVSYNENELNLGTIKEVIEDQGYDVVS; via the coding sequence ATGGCACAAGAAACACTCACAGTAAAAGGAATGTCTTGCGGGCATTGTGTAAGTTCAGTAGAAGGAAGTGTTGGCGAATTATCAGGAGTTGAATCTGTAAAGGTTGCCCTTGATAAAGGTCAAGTGGAAGTATCTTATAACGAAAACGAATTAAACCTTGGAACGATCAAGGAAGTAATCGAAGACCAAGGATATGATGTAGTATCATAA
- a CDS encoding metal-sensitive transcriptional regulator: protein MEAKKTVQPNKQQMLNRLKRIEGQVRGIHNMIENDRYCVDVLTQISAIQAAINKVSLGLVEDHTRHCVANAIKNDNGEKAIDELMDVMKKML, encoded by the coding sequence ATGGAAGCAAAAAAAACAGTCCAGCCGAATAAACAGCAAATGCTAAACCGATTGAAACGAATAGAAGGACAAGTTAGAGGAATCCATAATATGATTGAAAATGATCGCTATTGTGTAGATGTATTGACTCAAATTTCAGCTATCCAAGCTGCTATAAATAAAGTATCTTTAGGACTTGTCGAGGACCATACTCGTCATTGTGTAGCCAATGCTATTAAAAATGATAACGGTGAAAAGGCAATTGATGAACTAATGGATGTAATGAAGAAAATGCTCTAA
- a CDS encoding ABC transporter ATP-binding protein, which produces MTRLYTEDLRIGYGENVIVKNLSINIPDGKITTIIGPNGCGKSTLLKAITRVISSQSGNVILDGESIFTKDTKALAKQMATLPQTPESASGLTVGELVSYGRFPYQKGFGRLSKRDIEVIDWALSVTGTLEYKYRSVDALSGGQRQRVWIAMALAQETEIIFLDEPTTYLDMAHQLEVLELLQRLNHEEGRTIVMVIHDLNQAARFADHIIALKDGRIIQSGTCEDVIKNDVLKQVFGIDAVIGRDPNTNKPMCITYNLLKGENHHEKTTAHSLSYALSASS; this is translated from the coding sequence ATGACTCGTCTTTATACAGAAGATTTACGTATCGGTTACGGTGAGAATGTCATTGTAAAGAATTTGAGTATAAACATACCTGATGGCAAAATCACAACCATTATCGGTCCCAATGGCTGCGGAAAGTCGACGCTGCTTAAAGCGATTACGCGTGTGATTTCCTCGCAATCTGGCAACGTCATACTAGACGGCGAGAGTATTTTCACGAAGGATACGAAGGCTCTTGCCAAGCAAATGGCGACATTGCCGCAGACTCCTGAGAGTGCAAGCGGATTAACGGTTGGAGAACTTGTTTCCTACGGTCGTTTCCCCTACCAGAAAGGATTTGGTCGTCTAAGTAAAAGAGATATCGAAGTCATTGACTGGGCTCTTAGTGTGACAGGTACTCTCGAGTATAAATATCGTTCGGTCGATGCCTTATCAGGCGGACAGCGGCAGCGGGTCTGGATTGCGATGGCCCTTGCACAGGAGACTGAGATTATCTTTCTGGATGAACCTACCACTTACCTTGATATGGCTCATCAGCTTGAAGTGCTTGAGCTGTTGCAGAGGCTTAATCATGAAGAAGGCCGTACGATTGTGATGGTGATTCATGACTTGAATCAAGCTGCACGATTCGCTGATCATATCATTGCGCTAAAAGACGGTCGCATCATTCAATCTGGTACATGTGAAGACGTCATTAAAAATGATGTTCTCAAGCAAGTGTTTGGAATTGATGCTGTCATCGGACGCGACCCGAATACGAACAAACCAATGTGTATTACTTACAATTTACTTAAAGGAGAAAACCACCATGAAAAAACAACTGCTCATTCCCTTTCTTATGCTCTTAGTGCTAGTTCTTAG